A stretch of Gemmatimonas aurantiaca T-27 DNA encodes these proteins:
- a CDS encoding HypC/HybG/HupF family hydrogenase formation chaperone, with translation MCLAVPGRITAIFDEGVVRMAKLDFGGITKNVCLAYLPDAVVGQYAIVHVGFAISLIDEASAQETLHHFRSLGILEEELGEVADEVYSPPPSCPLPTSSLQ, from the coding sequence ATGTGCCTCGCCGTTCCCGGACGCATCACCGCGATCTTCGATGAAGGCGTGGTGCGTATGGCCAAGTTGGATTTTGGTGGCATCACCAAGAACGTGTGCCTCGCGTACCTGCCCGATGCCGTCGTCGGTCAGTACGCCATCGTACACGTGGGGTTCGCCATCAGTCTCATCGATGAAGCCTCGGCTCAGGAGACACTGCACCACTTCCGCTCACTGGGCATTCTCGAAGAAGAACTCGGAGAAGTGGCTGACGAGGTGTATTCGCCTCCACCGTCCTGTCCGTTGCCAACATCGAGCCTGCAATGA
- a CDS encoding response regulator, with product MNTRTRVVLVDDHSLVRRGLAVLLRLDGRHDVVGEAGTGEAAVPLIEAERPDLVILDLNMPGIDGLETLRRVRAKGLTTRVLVLSMHDETHLVGQALSAGADGYLLKDSMDDELFFAIESVLRGQRYLAAAIDRARLQESRMRPVSLTAREREVLQLIANGLTTSAVAEALNISPHTATRHRANLMQKLNVHNQVELVRIAASQGLIVLQTPT from the coding sequence ATGAACACCCGGACACGGGTCGTACTCGTGGACGACCATTCGCTGGTGCGCCGCGGACTCGCCGTGTTGCTGCGCCTCGATGGTCGTCACGATGTCGTGGGGGAGGCGGGCACAGGAGAGGCCGCCGTTCCGCTCATTGAGGCCGAGCGCCCGGATCTCGTGATTCTCGACCTCAACATGCCGGGTATCGACGGGCTCGAGACGTTGCGACGCGTGCGGGCCAAAGGACTCACGACACGCGTCCTCGTGCTGTCCATGCACGACGAAACTCACCTGGTGGGACAGGCCCTGAGCGCCGGTGCCGATGGCTACCTGCTCAAGGACTCGATGGATGATGAGCTGTTCTTTGCCATCGAGAGTGTGCTGCGGGGCCAACGCTATCTCGCCGCAGCCATCGACCGGGCCCGCCTGCAGGAGTCCCGCATGCGCCCGGTGTCTCTCACGGCGCGCGAACGCGAAGTACTGCAACTGATCGCCAATGGCCTGACAACCAGTGCCGTGGCCGAGGCACTGAACATCTCCCCACACACGGCCACGCGACACCGCGCCAACCTCATGCAGAAACTGAATGTGCACAATCAGGTGGAGCTGGTGCGCATCGCGGCCAGCCAGGGATTGATCGTGCTGCAAACGCCCACCTGA
- a CDS encoding nickel-dependent hydrogenase large subunit translates to MATATQPMPSDLRISPLGRVEGDLDLRVTIRDGVVTDAWTEASMFRGFEIILRGKDPQAGLIVTPRICGICGGSHLYKAAYALDTAWKTHLPHNATLIRNIAQACETLLSIPRWFYALFAVDLINKKYAHLPEYDEVVKRFAPFVGTSFEPGVTLSAKPVEVYAIFGGQWPHSSFMIPGGVMCAPSLSDVTRSIAILDMWRREWLEKQWLGCSIDRWLEIKSWNDMLAWAEENESQRNSDCGLFIRFAQRAGLDKYGQGVGAFLSTGTFFDPKLYERPTVEGRNAALMSRAGIYDGSAFHDFDHLNVREDTAHSFYRGDKSLHPWQGETDPIDPLDGHKQGKYSWAKSPRYDVPGKGAIPLEAGPLARQIIAGRGDAAAHQDYDPFILDAIQTVGPSILTRVMARMHEAPKYFRLVRSWLDQIDLHDRFYNKPVELESGRGFGSTEAARGSLSDWIVLSDGKIENYQVITPTAWNIGPRDRLGRHGPMEAAFIGAEIQDPTDPIEMGHVARSYDSCLVCTVHAYDEKTGKELSRFRIGEMG, encoded by the coding sequence ATGGCCACGGCGACTCAGCCCATGCCCTCCGACCTGCGCATCAGCCCTCTCGGGCGCGTGGAGGGTGATCTCGACCTGCGCGTGACGATTCGCGACGGTGTTGTCACGGATGCATGGACCGAAGCAAGCATGTTCCGCGGATTCGAGATCATCCTGCGCGGCAAGGATCCGCAAGCCGGTCTCATCGTCACGCCGCGCATTTGCGGCATCTGCGGCGGTTCACACCTCTACAAGGCGGCCTACGCGCTGGACACGGCGTGGAAGACGCACCTGCCACACAACGCCACGCTCATTCGCAACATCGCGCAGGCGTGTGAAACGTTGCTGTCCATCCCGCGCTGGTTTTATGCGCTGTTTGCGGTGGACCTGATCAACAAGAAGTACGCGCACCTGCCCGAGTACGACGAGGTGGTGAAGCGTTTTGCGCCCTTTGTCGGCACGAGCTTCGAGCCAGGGGTCACGCTATCCGCCAAGCCGGTGGAAGTGTACGCGATCTTCGGCGGACAATGGCCACACTCGAGCTTCATGATTCCGGGCGGCGTGATGTGCGCGCCGTCGCTGTCCGACGTGACCCGCTCCATCGCCATTCTCGATATGTGGCGGCGCGAGTGGCTCGAAAAGCAGTGGCTCGGCTGCTCCATCGACCGCTGGCTTGAGATCAAGAGCTGGAACGACATGCTCGCCTGGGCCGAAGAGAACGAATCGCAGCGCAACTCCGACTGCGGCCTGTTCATCCGCTTCGCGCAACGGGCCGGTCTCGACAAGTACGGTCAGGGGGTGGGCGCGTTTCTCTCTACCGGCACGTTCTTCGATCCCAAGTTGTACGAACGTCCCACGGTGGAAGGGCGCAACGCCGCGCTGATGAGCCGCGCCGGCATTTACGACGGATCGGCGTTCCACGACTTCGATCACCTGAACGTGCGTGAGGACACCGCACATTCGTTCTATCGTGGTGACAAGTCGTTGCATCCGTGGCAGGGTGAGACCGATCCCATCGATCCGCTCGATGGCCACAAGCAGGGCAAGTATTCCTGGGCGAAGTCGCCGCGGTACGACGTGCCCGGCAAGGGAGCGATTCCGCTCGAAGCCGGCCCGCTGGCGCGGCAGATCATCGCCGGTCGTGGTGATGCCGCCGCGCATCAGGACTACGATCCGTTCATTCTCGACGCCATTCAAACGGTGGGACCGAGCATCCTCACCCGCGTGATGGCGCGCATGCACGAAGCACCCAAGTACTTCCGTCTCGTGCGTTCCTGGCTCGACCAGATCGACCTGCACGACCGGTTCTACAACAAGCCGGTGGAACTCGAGAGTGGTCGTGGTTTTGGCTCCACCGAAGCCGCTCGCGGATCGCTCTCCGACTGGATCGTGCTCAGCGACGGCAAGATCGAGAACTACCAGGTGATCACCCCGACGGCCTGGAATATCGGACCGCGCGATCGCCTGGGCCGTCATGGCCCCATGGAGGCGGCCTTCATCGGCGCCGAAATTCAGGATCCCACCGACCCGATCGAGATGGGACATGTGGCCCGTTCGTACGATTCCTGCCTCGTGTGCACGGTGCATGCCTATGACGAAAAGACCGGCAAGGAGCTCTCCCGTTTCCGCATAGGAGAGATGGGCTGA
- a CDS encoding hydrogenase maturation protease, with translation MNDSVRVLIVGCGNLLRGDDAVGPILVRHLWDRGVPHGVRCADGGTGGMDVGFQMRGVPHVIIVDACRSGSEPGAIFRLDGRDAETPPLAGVNLHAFRWDHALAFARWALKEDYPPRIDVWLIEGAQFDPGAPLSPAIDAAMHRVADLLMQEVDAAIAVQEAVS, from the coding sequence ATGAACGATTCGGTCCGCGTACTCATCGTTGGCTGCGGCAACCTGCTGCGCGGCGACGATGCGGTCGGCCCCATTCTCGTGCGGCACCTCTGGGATCGAGGGGTGCCGCACGGCGTGCGTTGTGCCGACGGTGGAACGGGCGGGATGGATGTCGGATTTCAGATGCGGGGCGTGCCACACGTCATCATCGTGGACGCCTGCCGCAGCGGCTCCGAACCCGGCGCGATTTTCCGACTGGATGGGCGTGACGCGGAAACCCCGCCGCTGGCCGGCGTGAACCTGCATGCATTTCGCTGGGATCACGCATTGGCGTTCGCGCGGTGGGCGCTCAAGGAAGACTACCCGCCACGTATCGACGTGTGGCTCATCGAAGGAGCCCAGTTCGATCCCGGTGCGCCGCTCTCACCGGCCATCGATGCGGCCATGCATCGCGTGGCCGACCTGTTGATGCAGGAAGTGGATGCCGCCATCGCGGTGCAGGAGGCCGTGTCATGA
- a CDS encoding hydrogenase produces MATVLWLQGGACSGNTMSFLNAEEPSACDLVTDFGIDILWHPSLGYEMGEPVKQMLNDLASGKRQLDIFVFEGTVILGPNKTGRFNMFADRPMMDWVRELASHAGAVVALGDCACWGGIPATEPNPVDNVGLQYLKRKHGGFLGSDFRSKWGLPVVNIPGCPTHPDWVTQILVAISAGRAGDIALDDLQRPQTFFKTFTQTGCTRVQYFEYKQSTMEFGQGTRQGCLFYELGCRGPMTHSPCNRILWNRQSSKTRAGMPCTGCTEPEFPFHDLKPGTVFKTQKVSGTIPKEVPTGTDHVSYMAHAAAARIAAPKWSKEDMFVV; encoded by the coding sequence ATGGCAACGGTGCTGTGGCTGCAGGGTGGTGCGTGTTCCGGCAACACGATGTCCTTCCTCAATGCCGAAGAGCCGAGCGCGTGCGATCTCGTGACTGACTTCGGCATCGACATTCTCTGGCATCCATCACTCGGCTATGAGATGGGCGAGCCGGTGAAGCAGATGCTCAATGATCTCGCGTCCGGCAAGCGGCAGCTCGACATCTTCGTGTTCGAGGGCACCGTCATCCTGGGTCCCAACAAGACCGGTCGGTTCAACATGTTTGCCGATCGCCCGATGATGGACTGGGTGAGAGAGCTGGCGTCGCATGCGGGGGCCGTGGTGGCACTCGGCGATTGTGCCTGCTGGGGCGGTATCCCGGCCACCGAGCCCAATCCGGTCGACAACGTTGGCCTGCAGTATCTCAAGCGGAAACACGGCGGGTTCCTGGGCAGTGACTTCCGCTCCAAGTGGGGATTGCCCGTGGTGAATATCCCCGGTTGCCCCACACACCCCGACTGGGTGACGCAGATCCTGGTGGCCATCTCCGCAGGACGAGCGGGCGATATCGCGCTCGACGATCTGCAGCGCCCGCAGACGTTCTTCAAGACGTTCACGCAGACCGGTTGTACGCGGGTGCAGTACTTCGAGTACAAGCAGAGCACCATGGAGTTCGGTCAGGGCACGCGTCAGGGGTGCCTGTTCTACGAACTCGGCTGCCGCGGTCCGATGACCCACTCGCCTTGCAATCGCATTCTGTGGAACCGGCAGTCATCGAAGACTCGCGCCGGCATGCCCTGCACCGGTTGCACCGAGCCCGAATTCCCGTTCCATGATCTCAAGCCTGGCACGGTGTTCAAGACACAGAAGGTGAGTGGCACGATTCCGAAGGAAGTGCCCACCGGCACCGACCACGTGTCGTACATGGCCCATGCGGCCGCCGCACGCATCGCGGCGCCCAAGTGGAGCAAGGAAGACATGTTCGTCGTCTGA
- a CDS encoding NHL repeat-containing protein, protein MISPALSTMSDATQTARSASPSSSMPLRRLGAASPFGLALPSAQPTANQLYAPRGVWFDDERIVVADSGNHRVLIWNGHPSQDGADADVVLGQPHFHAEGPAAGGRGCDNGLHLPTGVLVHHGRLLVADAWHHRILVWNEIPTCNDTPPSYAIGQPTVSDAMPNAGGSIAGNALYWPYGLGMAGGWFWIADTGNRRVLGWPHIPEPGESAQVVLGQDDATRGDENRGGDPSAASFRWPHAISGDDQTLFVADAGNHRVLGWTPAPLSDRPADLVLGQKGFTHNEELPHRPQGAHRLRFPYAVAARQDTLITADTANNRLLRWHGMPRRGVQTPAQEVFGQFNFDAAGENRWTAVADDTLCWPYGVWLHDNHLAIADSGNNRVMLWSLSATCGPSLTGA, encoded by the coding sequence ATGATCTCGCCCGCTCTGTCCACGATGTCGGACGCCACACAGACGGCCCGATCCGCATCACCGTCGTCGTCGATGCCGCTACGTCGCCTCGGTGCGGCCTCGCCGTTCGGACTCGCGCTCCCCTCGGCGCAGCCCACCGCGAATCAGCTCTACGCTCCGCGTGGTGTGTGGTTCGACGATGAGCGCATCGTGGTGGCAGACTCGGGCAACCATCGGGTGCTCATCTGGAACGGACATCCGTCACAGGATGGTGCGGACGCAGATGTGGTACTGGGGCAGCCACATTTTCACGCGGAAGGACCGGCGGCCGGTGGCCGCGGCTGTGACAACGGCCTGCATCTGCCAACCGGTGTGCTGGTGCACCACGGACGACTGCTGGTGGCCGATGCCTGGCACCATCGCATCCTCGTGTGGAACGAAATCCCCACGTGCAACGATACGCCGCCTTCGTACGCGATTGGCCAGCCGACCGTGTCCGATGCCATGCCCAATGCCGGTGGCAGCATCGCCGGCAATGCCCTCTACTGGCCGTATGGGTTGGGGATGGCCGGTGGATGGTTCTGGATCGCCGACACGGGCAATCGTCGTGTGCTGGGGTGGCCCCATATCCCCGAACCCGGCGAGTCTGCGCAGGTCGTGCTGGGGCAGGATGATGCGACACGTGGCGATGAAAACCGCGGCGGCGATCCATCGGCCGCATCGTTTCGTTGGCCACATGCGATCAGCGGCGACGACCAAACGCTGTTTGTGGCCGATGCGGGCAATCATCGCGTGCTGGGATGGACTCCCGCGCCGCTGTCCGACCGGCCCGCCGATCTCGTGCTGGGCCAGAAAGGCTTCACGCACAACGAAGAACTACCACATCGTCCGCAAGGCGCACATCGATTGCGTTTCCCGTACGCCGTGGCGGCCCGACAGGACACCCTGATCACGGCCGACACGGCCAACAATCGCCTACTGCGCTGGCATGGCATGCCCCGTCGCGGCGTGCAGACGCCGGCGCAGGAAGTGTTCGGTCAGTTCAACTTCGACGCAGCCGGGGAAAACCGGTGGACAGCCGTGGCCGATGACACGCTCTGCTGGCCGTACGGCGTCTGGTTGCACGACAATCACCTCGCGATCGCCGACAGCGGCAACAATCGCGTGATGCTCTGGTCGCTCTCGGCGACCTGTGGCCCCTCCCTGACAGGAGCCTGA
- a CDS encoding sensor histidine kinase translates to MIRTPSERDGLALELVAVAASVLAREPDGATLREFLCTSMATCLQVPLVAIASVHEGEVSALVGSTLLPERQSTRTLRAIMHTAATRRECLLSNEALDVIPGTCVAPQMLGWGSVVAVPVAHHAGHPLAVLLVAARSEHAFDAILLRALTIVSEQLAVAVDRAELLGRLAEWSNGMEALLAFSGSVHRHREPEALVQEMVEHASRFLKADGGYAGLTSVGEHGETRLVSTSYWSQNHWRRLPRTWARREGIPGRVLEHEFAYLTADYPADSARDQELVDHDGVHYAVCVPLRDASHQVVGFLELHRTIERAPFTWNDASFLEALADTTAMAIENSRLVTALASKNAEVRQLFALHADRIEEERQHIARELHDEAGQALVGVKLALQVLSRVLPSDTPHVRAPLDELRLQVNQATARFRQLARRLRPPALDQHGLAAALAQLVHDTEQRGGFAVHLEVDGLDQRRFPLHETAVFRIVQEALTNVTAHAGATEVRVSVGETAQRLLVRVSDDGCGFDITRSQSGLGLRGIAERAHQLGGLCDVASQPGTGTVVSVQLPLT, encoded by the coding sequence GTGATCCGCACACCTTCCGAGCGGGACGGTCTCGCCCTCGAGTTGGTGGCCGTGGCCGCGTCGGTCCTCGCGCGCGAGCCCGATGGCGCGACGCTGCGGGAGTTCCTGTGCACCTCCATGGCGACCTGTCTGCAGGTGCCACTGGTCGCGATCGCGTCGGTGCATGAAGGCGAAGTATCTGCGTTGGTGGGCAGCACACTGCTGCCGGAACGACAGTCCACGCGCACGCTGCGTGCGATCATGCACACGGCCGCCACGCGCCGCGAGTGCCTGCTCAGCAACGAGGCCCTGGACGTCATTCCCGGCACCTGCGTGGCGCCGCAAATGCTGGGTTGGGGCAGCGTCGTGGCCGTGCCGGTGGCGCATCATGCCGGGCACCCCCTGGCCGTGCTGCTCGTCGCCGCCAGATCGGAGCATGCCTTCGATGCGATTCTGCTGCGGGCGCTCACCATCGTGTCCGAACAGTTGGCCGTGGCCGTGGATCGCGCGGAGCTCCTGGGTCGGTTGGCCGAATGGTCGAATGGCATGGAGGCCTTGTTGGCCTTCTCCGGATCGGTGCACCGACACCGGGAGCCCGAGGCGTTGGTGCAGGAGATGGTGGAACATGCCTCGCGCTTCCTCAAGGCAGACGGTGGTTATGCCGGACTGACAAGCGTGGGTGAACACGGCGAGACACGGCTGGTGTCCACCAGCTACTGGAGTCAGAACCATTGGCGACGTCTTCCGCGCACCTGGGCACGACGGGAAGGCATCCCCGGACGTGTGCTCGAACACGAGTTTGCCTATCTCACCGCCGACTACCCGGCCGATTCGGCGCGCGACCAAGAACTGGTGGACCACGACGGTGTGCACTATGCCGTGTGTGTGCCGCTCCGCGATGCGTCACATCAAGTCGTGGGATTTCTGGAACTGCATCGGACGATCGAGCGAGCCCCGTTCACCTGGAACGATGCGTCGTTTCTCGAGGCGCTGGCGGACACCACGGCCATGGCCATCGAGAACTCGCGCCTGGTCACCGCCTTGGCCAGCAAGAACGCGGAAGTGCGGCAACTGTTTGCCCTGCACGCCGACCGTATCGAGGAAGAGCGTCAGCACATCGCACGGGAGTTGCACGATGAGGCAGGTCAGGCGCTCGTCGGGGTGAAGTTGGCCTTGCAGGTCCTGTCGCGCGTGTTGCCATCGGACACGCCACACGTGCGCGCACCGCTCGATGAGCTGCGCTTGCAGGTCAATCAGGCCACCGCACGGTTTCGGCAATTGGCGCGTCGTCTCAGGCCTCCGGCGCTCGACCAGCACGGCCTCGCGGCGGCCCTCGCCCAGTTGGTGCACGATACCGAACAACGGGGCGGGTTTGCGGTGCATCTCGAGGTGGACGGTCTCGATCAACGTCGGTTCCCGCTGCACGAAACCGCCGTGTTCCGGATCGTGCAGGAAGCCCTCACCAACGTCACCGCTCATGCGGGCGCCACGGAAGTGCGCGTGAGTGTGGGTGAAACGGCGCAGCGCCTGCTCGTGCGCGTCAGCGATGACGGCTGCGGGTTCGATATCACGCGGTCACAGTCTGGCCTCGGCCTGCGCGGTATCGCCGAGCGCGCGCATCAGTTGGGAGGGCTCTGTGATGTGGCAAGCCAACCCGGCACGGGTACGGTCGTCTCGGTACAGTTGCCGCTCACATGA
- the hypD gene encoding hydrogenase formation protein HypD: MKYLAEFRDGEIAQRIAAEIRQLTTQPWAIMEVCGGQTHSIMRNGIDQLLPPEVELIHGPGCPVCVTPLEVIDKALAIAATPGVIFCSFGDMLRVPGSDRDLFRVKSEGGDVRVVYSPLDAVALARQHPNRQVVFFGIGFETTAPANAMAVHIAKLERLHNFSMLVSHVLVPPAIDAIMRSPTNRVQAFLAAGHVCSVMGFWQYPALSSMHRVPIVITGFEPLDVLEGIRRTIAQLEHGQHVVENAYARVVTFDGNRPAQELLERVFTVSDRAWRGIGVIPNSGWRLSEAYRDYDAEYRFDVTGIHTQESALCRSGEVLQGTIKPPTCSAFGEQCTPRTPLGATMVSSEGACAAYFNYGRTVQLQRAGTSR, translated from the coding sequence ATGAAATACCTGGCCGAATTCCGGGATGGCGAGATCGCGCAGCGCATCGCCGCTGAGATCCGTCAACTGACTACACAGCCATGGGCCATCATGGAAGTGTGCGGCGGACAGACGCACAGCATCATGCGCAACGGCATCGATCAACTGCTCCCGCCCGAGGTCGAACTCATTCACGGTCCCGGATGTCCGGTGTGTGTGACACCACTGGAGGTCATCGACAAGGCACTCGCCATCGCGGCGACTCCCGGCGTGATCTTCTGTTCGTTCGGCGACATGCTGCGAGTGCCGGGATCGGATCGTGATCTGTTCCGCGTGAAGAGTGAAGGTGGCGATGTCCGCGTGGTGTATTCGCCACTCGACGCCGTGGCACTCGCCCGGCAGCACCCGAACAGGCAGGTCGTGTTCTTCGGCATCGGCTTCGAGACCACGGCGCCGGCCAATGCCATGGCGGTGCACATCGCGAAGCTGGAGCGACTGCACAACTTCTCGATGCTGGTCTCCCATGTGCTGGTGCCGCCCGCCATCGACGCCATCATGCGGTCTCCCACCAATCGTGTGCAGGCGTTTCTCGCCGCCGGCCATGTGTGCAGTGTGATGGGATTCTGGCAGTATCCTGCGCTGTCTTCGATGCACCGTGTACCCATCGTCATCACCGGTTTCGAGCCGCTGGACGTGCTTGAAGGCATCCGGCGCACCATCGCCCAGCTCGAGCATGGACAGCACGTGGTCGAGAATGCCTACGCCCGTGTGGTGACCTTCGACGGGAATCGTCCGGCGCAGGAGCTGCTGGAGCGAGTGTTCACCGTGAGCGACCGCGCGTGGCGAGGCATCGGAGTGATTCCCAACAGCGGGTGGCGCCTCAGCGAGGCGTATCGCGACTACGATGCCGAGTATCGTTTTGACGTGACCGGCATCCACACGCAGGAATCTGCGCTCTGCCGGAGCGGAGAGGTGTTGCAAGGCACCATCAAACCTCCGACCTGTTCGGCGTTTGGTGAGCAGTGCACCCCCCGCACCCCACTGGGGGCCACCATGGTGTCCAGTGAAGGCGCCTGCGCCGCGTATTTCAACTATGGGCGCACCGTGCAGTTGCAGCGCGCGGGGACCTCGCGATGA
- the hypE gene encoding hydrogenase expression/formation protein HypE, which yields MTTTVAQQPTAVSLDEWSCPLPLRDYPTIVMGHGGGGQLSAELVTHLFRPAFAPGDTSALTDSTVLTLPGSRIAYTTDTFVVQPLEFPGGTIGSLAVHGTVNDLAMSGARPLVLTVGFVIEEGMPMAQLARIVHDMARAAREAGVRIVCGDTKVVERGHGDGVYINTSGIGVLDDDVHIGPDRATVGDVVLVSGSIGDHGMAIMSQREGLEFETTIVSDSAALHTLVHALRAAVPDVHVLRDPTRGGVATSLNEIAADANVGIMLEERALPIRPAVRAACEVLGLDPLFVANEGKLLAIVPADAANTALSALRAHALGVDAAIIGEVVADHPGMLVARTGLGARRVITTPIGEQLPRIC from the coding sequence ATGACCACCACCGTCGCGCAGCAGCCCACCGCCGTATCGCTCGACGAATGGAGCTGCCCACTGCCTTTGCGGGACTATCCGACCATCGTGATGGGCCATGGCGGCGGCGGGCAATTGTCTGCCGAACTGGTGACACACCTGTTCCGTCCGGCGTTTGCGCCGGGAGATACCAGTGCGCTCACCGACTCCACCGTGCTCACGCTGCCGGGATCCCGCATCGCCTATACCACCGATACGTTCGTGGTGCAGCCGTTGGAGTTTCCCGGTGGCACGATCGGTTCACTGGCCGTGCATGGTACGGTGAACGATCTCGCGATGAGTGGGGCACGTCCGCTGGTGCTCACGGTGGGATTTGTCATCGAAGAAGGCATGCCCATGGCGCAGCTTGCCCGCATCGTGCACGACATGGCCCGTGCGGCGCGTGAGGCCGGTGTGCGCATCGTCTGCGGGGACACCAAGGTGGTCGAGCGCGGTCACGGCGATGGCGTGTACATCAACACCAGTGGCATCGGCGTGCTGGATGACGACGTGCACATCGGTCCTGATCGCGCCACCGTGGGTGACGTCGTACTCGTGAGCGGCAGCATCGGCGATCATGGCATGGCCATCATGAGCCAGCGCGAAGGGCTCGAGTTCGAGACCACCATCGTCAGCGATTCGGCCGCATTGCATACGCTGGTGCATGCCTTGCGGGCCGCCGTGCCCGATGTGCACGTGCTGCGCGATCCCACGCGCGGGGGTGTGGCCACGTCGCTCAACGAGATTGCGGCCGATGCCAATGTCGGGATCATGCTCGAAGAACGGGCGCTTCCCATTCGCCCCGCCGTGCGCGCGGCCTGTGAGGTGCTGGGCCTCGATCCGCTGTTTGTGGCCAATGAAGGCAAGCTGCTGGCCATCGTGCCGGCCGATGCGGCCAACACCGCCCTTTCTGCACTGCGCGCCCATGCACTGGGTGTCGATGCTGCCATCATCGGCGAAGTGGTGGCCGACCACCCGGGCATGCTCGTGGCCCGCACCGGACTGGGTGCGCGTCGGGTCATCACCACGCCCATCGGCGAACAACTACCCCGGATCTGCTGA
- a CDS encoding NifU family protein yields the protein MTATAPLPVASASPSGTSDATLETLATNVQRTLDDVRGMPIDQRTRALALKDALEAFHKAGLTTIVRALKQDPRGKELLFELIDDPGVYALLSLHGIVKADMRTRVARVVENLRPYTQSHGGDVTLVDVTSDTVFVKLSGSCNGCSMSSVTLRNGIEEALKEQVPEITRIEVVPNEPDAAAAFVTLTRAPRGDGWVDGPLLEELQDARPYRHEVADGRSIVILRLDDAITAYWNECAHMGLPIDGGMVDREARTITCPWHGFRFDCGTGECLSAPQAQLEALPVRVDGGRVQLRPT from the coding sequence ATGACAGCCACCGCCCCTCTGCCGGTCGCATCGGCATCGCCCTCCGGTACCAGCGACGCCACGCTCGAAACACTGGCCACAAATGTGCAACGCACGCTCGACGACGTGCGTGGTATGCCCATCGATCAACGCACGCGTGCCCTGGCGCTCAAGGACGCACTCGAAGCGTTTCACAAGGCGGGGCTCACCACCATCGTGCGTGCGCTCAAGCAGGACCCCCGTGGCAAGGAACTGCTTTTCGAGTTGATCGACGATCCGGGTGTGTACGCGCTCCTCTCGCTGCACGGCATTGTGAAAGCCGATATGCGCACCCGGGTGGCCCGCGTGGTGGAGAACCTTCGCCCGTACACACAGTCCCATGGCGGTGATGTCACGCTCGTGGACGTCACCAGCGATACGGTGTTCGTGAAGCTGTCCGGCTCGTGCAATGGCTGCAGTATGTCGTCGGTGACACTGCGCAATGGCATCGAGGAGGCGCTCAAGGAACAGGTTCCCGAAATCACGCGCATCGAGGTCGTGCCCAACGAACCCGATGCCGCTGCCGCCTTCGTGACACTCACCCGCGCCCCGCGTGGTGATGGGTGGGTGGACGGTCCGCTGCTCGAAGAACTGCAGGATGCGCGCCCTTACCGTCATGAAGTGGCCGACGGGCGCAGCATCGTCATCCTGCGGCTCGATGACGCCATCACCGCCTACTGGAATGAGTGCGCGCACATGGGACTGCCCATTGATGGCGGCATGGTGGACCGTGAAGCGCGCACCATCACCTGTCCCTGGCATGGGTTCCGGTTCGACTGCGGAACGGGTGAATGTCTCTCCGCCCCACAGGCGCAACTCGAAGCGCTGCCCGTGCGGGTGGACGGCGGTCGGGTGCAACTGCGTCCAACCTGA
- the hypB gene encoding hydrogenase nickel incorporation protein HypB gives MTSTMPTSRIVAVRAGILRKNDELAHGLRARFEAAGVFVVNLVSSPGTGKTAFLEWTLTALHQRGVRVAALVGDLETDNDAQRLARSGAPVRQINTHGRCHLEAEMIDAHLDGWALEDIEVLFVENVGNLVCPASYDLGEALRLVLLSVTEGEDKPLKYPTMFNSADIAMVTKSDLAVACEFNREAAEAAIASVRPGMPVLSCSSRTGAGLEDWLALLDARRAEWRAEWHAQRLAAH, from the coding sequence ATGACCTCCACCATGCCCACGTCGCGCATCGTTGCCGTGCGTGCCGGCATTCTTCGCAAGAATGACGAGCTGGCACATGGCCTGCGCGCACGGTTCGAGGCCGCCGGTGTTTTTGTGGTGAACCTCGTGTCGAGTCCTGGAACAGGAAAGACGGCTTTCCTCGAATGGACCCTCACAGCGCTGCACCAGCGTGGCGTGCGGGTGGCAGCACTGGTCGGCGATCTGGAGACGGACAACGACGCGCAGCGCCTGGCGCGCAGCGGGGCGCCGGTCAGGCAGATCAACACCCACGGACGCTGCCACCTCGAGGCCGAGATGATCGATGCCCATCTCGACGGATGGGCACTCGAGGATATCGAGGTGCTCTTCGTGGAAAATGTGGGCAATCTCGTGTGCCCAGCTTCGTATGATCTTGGCGAGGCGCTGCGGCTGGTGCTGCTCTCCGTGACCGAAGGCGAGGACAAGCCGCTCAAGTATCCCACGATGTTCAACTCGGCCGACATCGCGATGGTCACGAAGTCCGATCTTGCCGTGGCCTGCGAGTTCAACCGCGAAGCCGCGGAAGCTGCCATCGCATCCGTTCGGCCAGGCATGCCGGTGCTGTCCTGCTCCTCGCGTACCGGTGCCGGGCTCGAAGACTGGCTCGCGCTGTTGGATGCCCGACGCGCCGAGTGGCGTGCCGAGTGGCACGCGCAACGGCTTGCGGCTCACTGA